The following coding sequences lie in one Kamptonema formosum PCC 6407 genomic window:
- a CDS encoding tetratricopeptide repeat protein, translating into MSVERAIIGMKIEESIKQAQTYLAQGNVTGAIAICQQVIEQQPDAIAAYMILGEALEAQGEPTGARDAYTKVLELDPQFALAHAYLGQLYAEYWWLDEAAYHYQQALILKPDWSEVHYNLGNVFQKQGNLPGAVGSYRAAIALRPNYADAYYNLGLVFDQQNELGAAVESYAQVIAIAPKYVKAYSNLGCTLVKQGKFEEAIAIYQQGIAVKPDWATLHNNLGQVLLEKKPEDAIAAYRRALELEPDMELAHYNLGKAWQMQSRHEQAVSCFQRVIELNPNYISAYTDCGFSLMALGKIASAMPYFHQAIDLKPEFVEAYCELVEARAIASSQEQDELQQANAACYLFLRALMGPKEEGRRKKEEGRRKKEEGRGKKEEGRRKREEGISPIKLEEQSQLPITNYQSPITNYQLPITNYQLQIKEICQYLAQTYLHLGNALFEYGGYEQAEIYYQKALQIQPKNAELYWRLGKSLAKQERLNAAIAVYHLALAIQPELTQVYFELGHLLEKQQRYESAIGYYEKVLTLPFLGKLRTGDLPPSNSPTHKLPQGIYLSTSDWIIASKLDRSNYREIICEDVENIATHQLSITNNQLPKSDCGGLTCGPCLKRISDWFEPIHLGWGVHVLSNSQPIPVDSPKTFVAVVPDGRAWIVPQKSYWLLCSAIAVITPDNYLLADVSRDYPNFLPGCQNHDPTKHSIFKLESLPHLEQIDGTVAVLSGLSGNVYFHWMLDVLPRIELLRLSGTDFDKIDWFLVNNCQQQFQRETLKALGIPENKILESDSHPHIQAKQLIVPSFPGYLGWPPLWAVNFLRRVFLAGITTLSSYPDRIYISRNKARYRRVFNEEDVMEELSKFGFVRIFLESMPLQEQIALFFHAKMIVTPHGSGLTNTIFCQPGTKVIELVSPHYVGHYYWPSSHYLHLDHYYLTGEVFECYPIRQLMYQNSLTEDIMINLSSLKKMMELIGL; encoded by the coding sequence TTGAGCGTTGAGCGAGCGATTATTGGCATGAAAATTGAAGAATCTATTAAACAAGCTCAAACTTATTTGGCTCAGGGAAATGTGACAGGGGCGATCGCGATTTGTCAACAAGTCATTGAGCAACAGCCGGATGCGATCGCAGCTTACATGATTTTGGGAGAGGCCCTAGAAGCTCAAGGCGAGCCGACGGGAGCCAGAGACGCTTATACTAAAGTGCTAGAACTCGATCCCCAGTTTGCCCTTGCTCATGCTTACTTAGGTCAATTATATGCAGAATATTGGTGGTTGGATGAAGCTGCTTACCACTACCAGCAAGCTCTGATCCTTAAACCCGACTGGTCAGAGGTACACTACAATCTGGGGAATGTATTTCAGAAGCAGGGAAATTTACCGGGGGCTGTTGGTAGCTACCGCGCGGCGATCGCTCTCAGGCCAAATTATGCTGATGCTTATTATAATTTAGGTCTGGTTTTTGACCAACAGAATGAGTTAGGGGCGGCCGTTGAAAGCTATGCCCAGGTAATTGCGATCGCGCCTAAATATGTGAAAGCATACAGTAATTTGGGCTGTACTCTGGTTAAACAGGGGAAATTTGAAGAGGCGATCGCGATTTATCAACAAGGAATTGCCGTCAAGCCAGACTGGGCTACTCTCCACAATAACCTCGGTCAAGTGCTGCTAGAGAAAAAGCCAGAAGATGCGATCGCCGCCTACCGTCGAGCCCTTGAACTCGAACCTGACATGGAGTTGGCTCATTATAACTTAGGTAAAGCTTGGCAAATGCAAAGCCGCCACGAACAGGCCGTCTCATGTTTTCAGCGAGTAATAGAACTCAACCCCAATTACATTTCAGCTTATACTGACTGTGGTTTTTCTCTGATGGCACTGGGGAAAATTGCCTCAGCAATGCCCTATTTTCACCAGGCGATCGATCTTAAACCTGAATTTGTTGAGGCTTATTGTGAATTGGTAGAGGCGAGGGCGATCGCATCTAGTCAAGAACAAGATGAATTACAACAGGCGAATGCTGCTTGTTATCTATTTCTCAGAGCACTAATGGGGCCGAAGGAAGAAGGAAGAAGGAAGAAGGAAGAGGGAAGAAGGAAGAAGGAAGAAGGAAGAGGGAAGAAGGAAGAAGGAAGAAGGAAGAGGGAAGAAGGAATTAGCCCTATAAAACTGGAGGAACAAAGCCAATTACCAATTACCAATTACCAATCACCAATTACCAATTACCAATTACCAATTACAAATTACCAATTACAAATTAAGGAAATTTGTCAATATCTGGCACAAACTTACCTACATTTAGGGAATGCTTTATTTGAGTATGGTGGATACGAGCAGGCAGAAATTTATTATCAAAAAGCTTTACAAATTCAGCCGAAAAATGCAGAACTTTACTGGCGGCTAGGTAAGAGTTTAGCCAAGCAAGAACGGCTGAATGCTGCGATCGCCGTTTATCATCTTGCCCTAGCAATTCAACCTGAGTTAACCCAGGTTTATTTTGAATTAGGACATCTGCTAGAAAAACAGCAGCGCTACGAGTCGGCGATCGGATATTACGAAAAAGTTTTAACTTTGCCCTTTCTAGGAAAATTAAGAACAGGGGATTTGCCTCCCTCAAATTCCCCCACTCATAAACTCCCACAAGGTATTTACTTATCTACTTCAGACTGGATTATTGCCAGCAAATTAGATCGCAGCAATTATCGTGAAATAATCTGTGAAGATGTAGAAAATATCGCCACTCACCAATTATCAATTACCAATAACCAATTACCCAAATCCGACTGCGGCGGTTTAACCTGTGGGCCTTGCTTAAAACGCATCTCTGATTGGTTTGAACCGATTCATTTAGGTTGGGGCGTTCATGTTTTGTCAAATTCTCAACCAATTCCCGTAGACTCGCCGAAAACCTTTGTTGCCGTAGTCCCAGACGGACGAGCTTGGATTGTTCCCCAGAAAAGTTATTGGCTACTTTGCAGCGCGATCGCAGTCATTACTCCTGACAATTATTTATTAGCAGATGTTTCCCGCGATTATCCTAACTTTTTGCCGGGATGTCAAAATCACGACCCTACTAAACATAGCATTTTTAAGCTAGAATCATTACCTCATTTAGAACAAATTGATGGTACTGTTGCCGTATTATCTGGACTATCAGGAAATGTCTATTTTCACTGGATGTTAGATGTTTTACCTAGAATTGAATTGCTCCGACTAAGTGGCACAGATTTTGATAAAATAGATTGGTTTTTAGTGAATAATTGTCAGCAGCAATTTCAGCGAGAAACATTAAAAGCTCTGGGAATCCCCGAAAACAAAATTTTAGAGAGCGATTCCCATCCCCACATTCAAGCAAAGCAATTAATTGTTCCCTCTTTTCCAGGGTATTTAGGTTGGCCACCGCTTTGGGCAGTTAATTTTCTCAGGCGCGTATTTCTTGCAGGAATTACCACTTTGAGCAGCTATCCCGATCGCATTTACATTAGCCGAAACAAAGCTAGATATCGGCGCGTCTTCAATGAAGAAGATGTGATGGAGGAATTAAGCAAATTTGGGTTTGTTAGAATCTTTTTAGAATCTATGCCCTTGCAGGAGCAGATAGCGTTATTCTTTCATGCTAAAATGATAGTTACACCGCACGGGAGCGGTTTGACAAATACAATATTCTGCCAACCAGGAACTAAGGTCATAGAATTGGTTTCACCTCACTATGTGGGTCACTATTACTGGCCGAGTAGCCATTATCTGCACCTCGACCATTATTATTTAACAGGTGAGGTGTTTGAATGTTATCCTATTAGACAATTGATGTATCAAAACTCCCTGACCGAAGATATTATGATTAACTTGAGTTCGCTCAAGAAGATGATGGAACTTATAGGTTTGTGA
- a CDS encoding tetratricopeptide repeat protein, giving the protein MTSTQNMETVAFNFNQQAEIYLAQGKLNEAIAACEEALKLQPNFAGAYRNLARIWTQLKKAEAAADCWYQALTLDPNWATAEEHLTLGNTLVEQGKLEEAIACYLRAIQANSTLVQAYHNLGEIFTSKNKFEEAIAYYRQAIKLKPDAFGSHHSLGKLLAAKGNIDEAIACQYKSLEINPNYVRAYHSLGNVLVQKGELDSAIAYYSKAIELNPNYCWSYNSLGDVFLKQERWDKAINSYQKAIEMKGDIPWFYYNLAVAMTNLKSWDEALAGYLSALVLQRDLPGIYNRIGYILRQRTASDLDATVRDYCQAIQVNSDNGKTYYNLLNIITDDSEFYVDLANNLTKQHQFSGAIVFYQIALHINPEDAKVASELENVLARKDELDRQISVYRSQIEIDPNSAVAYTDLGNILPKYGELEEAIVCHQKASELRGWHQCAANKYQFTQDWFTHNIPIWEKHLQQFAGMPGINILEIGSFQGMSTCWLLDRILTDTTARITSIDLYFQAQFDGNIAKTGGAQKVIKLEGLSQDLLVTLTSDYYEVAYIDGCHKASSVLEDTILSWRLVKVGGLIIFDDYEFTFPENPEQNPKLGIDTFISMYQNQLEVIHKGYQLIVKKIANEKQLEEKALLTNAYLNLGEAIAAQGYLEEAISHYQKALEFQPKISVPELDIKDFLTKEGEIKLADFPDSLKFREWHKNQVSLVYHKLGKLLQEKKELNRAASIYWRSINLNPNFSWSYHYLGEILQELGEDDRAIAVYRRAIELNPDFCWSYNNLGDILMQLSRWEEAAAAYRQGIKINPDFCWLYNKLGEALVKISDWEEAADAYRRSIDLNPDFCWSYYSLGEVLEEQQYWEEAVSAYQRAVELEAEDTWMRKKLGDGLRQLGLWDEAMAIYEQAIEIDPKAYFAYEGLGLCLLEKKDWEGAIASFIEALQIKPGLLEVYHKVGYALEKQGELEKSEYHCCEYQMLPLKVLKKYCQFREDLTVTSEFDPTINYIKISPGDEISLLPSKSLNNSIFSEDKYYLPKTFVAVIPDGRVWADVITSAVINSENKLVTDISTGCAELVIPSDKLPPIEYIEGNVAFLSVRWGGAAYYHWMFDVIPRFDLLRRSGIEIETIDKFIVNNTDHSYEKETLKTLGIPETKIIESSCGLHIKAENLVVPSICYQGVSQISKWACEFIKREFSREKSKPKIDKFRRIYISRELASYRRFINEEEVLNFLDKWGFESVKLETMSVAEQASCLANAEVVVAPHGAGLTNIVFCKPGTKIIEIFSPTYLPNCYWILSNICGLEHHYLIGELWENTDSRLPIHQDIKVDLELLEKLIWTYRII; this is encoded by the coding sequence ATGACATCAACTCAAAATATGGAAACGGTAGCGTTTAACTTTAACCAGCAAGCAGAAATTTATTTAGCCCAAGGCAAATTAAATGAAGCAATTGCAGCTTGCGAAGAAGCGTTGAAGCTTCAACCGAATTTTGCAGGCGCTTACCGTAATTTAGCTAGAATTTGGACGCAGTTAAAAAAAGCTGAAGCCGCAGCAGATTGCTGGTATCAAGCGCTAACTCTCGATCCGAATTGGGCAACCGCTGAGGAACATTTAACTTTAGGCAATACTTTAGTAGAACAGGGAAAGCTGGAGGAAGCTATTGCTTGTTACCTACGAGCAATTCAGGCAAATTCAACTTTAGTACAAGCTTACCACAATTTAGGGGAAATTTTCACAAGTAAAAATAAATTTGAGGAAGCAATCGCCTATTACCGCCAAGCGATTAAACTCAAACCTGATGCTTTTGGAAGTCACCACAGTTTAGGGAAACTATTAGCAGCTAAAGGCAACATTGATGAAGCAATTGCCTGTCAATATAAAAGCCTTGAAATCAATCCCAATTATGTTCGTGCTTATCACAGTTTAGGAAATGTTTTGGTACAAAAGGGCGAGTTGGATTCAGCTATTGCTTATTACAGCAAAGCAATTGAACTCAACCCAAATTACTGTTGGTCATACAACAGTTTAGGAGATGTCTTTCTCAAACAAGAACGTTGGGATAAAGCCATAAATAGTTATCAGAAAGCCATTGAGATGAAAGGTGATATTCCTTGGTTTTACTATAACTTAGCTGTTGCTATGACCAATCTAAAATCCTGGGACGAAGCACTTGCAGGTTATCTCTCTGCACTTGTGCTTCAGCGAGATTTGCCTGGAATTTACAACCGTATAGGATACATTTTGCGACAGCGAACAGCATCAGATTTAGATGCAACGGTTAGAGACTATTGCCAAGCTATCCAAGTGAATTCAGATAATGGAAAAACTTACTATAACCTGCTAAATATCATCACAGATGATAGCGAGTTTTATGTTGACTTAGCAAATAATTTAACCAAACAACATCAGTTTAGTGGAGCGATTGTTTTTTATCAAATAGCATTGCACATTAATCCAGAAGATGCTAAAGTTGCCTCAGAGTTAGAGAATGTCTTAGCAAGAAAAGATGAGTTAGATCGGCAAATATCTGTTTATCGCAGCCAGATAGAAATTGACCCAAACTCTGCGGTTGCCTATACTGATTTAGGGAATATATTACCTAAATATGGAGAGCTAGAGGAAGCGATTGTCTGCCATCAAAAAGCTAGTGAATTAAGAGGTTGGCATCAATGCGCTGCCAACAAATATCAATTTACACAAGATTGGTTTACTCATAATATCCCCATCTGGGAAAAACATTTACAGCAATTTGCCGGGATGCCGGGAATTAATATCTTAGAAATAGGCAGTTTCCAAGGAATGTCTACTTGCTGGCTTCTAGATCGTATTCTAACGGACACGACAGCAAGAATCACATCTATCGATCTCTATTTTCAGGCACAGTTTGATGGCAATATTGCTAAAACTGGAGGAGCACAGAAAGTAATTAAGTTAGAGGGGCTATCTCAGGATTTATTGGTAACTCTGACATCGGATTACTATGAAGTAGCTTACATCGATGGCTGTCACAAAGCTAGCAGCGTTTTGGAAGATACAATCCTCTCTTGGCGGCTGGTAAAAGTAGGCGGTTTGATAATTTTTGACGATTACGAATTTACCTTTCCCGAAAATCCAGAGCAAAATCCTAAGCTAGGGATAGATACTTTTATTTCAATGTATCAAAACCAATTAGAGGTGATTCACAAAGGTTATCAACTCATAGTAAAAAAAATCGCCAATGAGAAGCAGTTAGAAGAGAAAGCTCTCTTAACTAATGCTTACCTAAATTTGGGAGAAGCGATAGCCGCCCAAGGTTATTTAGAAGAAGCAATTTCCCATTATCAAAAAGCACTTGAATTTCAGCCCAAAATATCAGTGCCGGAACTGGATATCAAAGACTTCCTAACGAAAGAAGGCGAAATCAAACTAGCAGATTTCCCGGACAGTTTAAAATTCCGAGAATGGCATAAAAATCAGGTTTCATTAGTTTACCACAAATTAGGAAAGTTGCTGCAAGAAAAAAAAGAGTTAAACCGAGCAGCCTCTATCTATTGGCGTTCGATTAATCTCAACCCAAATTTCAGTTGGTCTTACCACTATTTAGGGGAAATTTTACAAGAATTAGGGGAAGACGATCGAGCTATTGCTGTCTACCGTCGCGCTATTGAATTAAACCCTGATTTCTGTTGGTCTTACAACAATTTAGGGGATATCCTGATGCAACTTTCTAGATGGGAAGAAGCTGCGGCGGCTTATCGGCAGGGGATTAAAATCAACCCTGATTTTTGTTGGTTATATAACAAGTTAGGGGAGGCGTTGGTAAAAATTTCTGATTGGGAAGAAGCTGCGGATGCTTACCGCCGCTCAATTGATTTGAACCCTGATTTTTGTTGGTCTTACTATAGCTTAGGGGAAGTTTTGGAAGAACAGCAGTATTGGGAGGAAGCAGTTAGCGCTTATCAGCGTGCGGTTGAGCTGGAAGCGGAGGATACTTGGATGCGTAAAAAATTAGGAGATGGTCTGCGACAACTAGGATTGTGGGATGAAGCAATGGCTATTTACGAACAGGCGATCGAAATCGATCCCAAGGCTTATTTTGCTTACGAAGGTTTGGGATTGTGTTTGTTGGAAAAGAAGGATTGGGAAGGGGCGATCGCTTCTTTCATAGAAGCACTACAGATTAAACCAGGCTTGTTAGAAGTTTATCACAAAGTTGGTTACGCCTTAGAAAAACAAGGTGAATTAGAAAAGTCCGAGTATCACTGTTGTGAGTATCAAATGCTACCCTTAAAGGTTCTGAAAAAATATTGTCAGTTTAGAGAAGATTTAACAGTCACATCTGAATTTGATCCTACTATAAATTATATCAAAATTTCGCCTGGTGATGAAATTTCTTTATTACCTTCTAAAAGCCTTAATAATAGCATATTTTCAGAAGATAAATATTATTTACCAAAAACATTTGTTGCCGTCATTCCAGATGGTCGTGTCTGGGCGGATGTAATTACAAGCGCTGTAATTAATTCGGAAAATAAGTTAGTTACGGATATTTCTACGGGTTGTGCAGAATTAGTAATACCTTCAGATAAATTACCTCCTATTGAATACATAGAGGGAAATGTTGCCTTTTTATCAGTACGCTGGGGCGGTGCAGCTTATTATCATTGGATGTTTGATGTAATTCCCCGCTTCGATCTTTTACGTCGTAGTGGGATAGAGATAGAGACAATAGATAAGTTTATAGTTAATAATACCGATCATTCATACGAAAAGGAAACTCTGAAAACATTAGGGATTCCAGAAACAAAGATTATCGAGAGTAGTTGTGGTCTGCATATAAAAGCTGAAAATTTAGTAGTTCCGTCAATTTGTTACCAAGGAGTATCTCAAATATCAAAATGGGCTTGCGAGTTTATCAAGAGGGAATTTTCAAGAGAAAAAAGCAAGCCAAAAATAGACAAATTCAGGCGAATTTATATTAGCCGTGAGTTAGCTTCCTATCGTCGATTTATTAATGAAGAAGAGGTATTAAACTTTTTAGATAAATGGGGATTTGAAAGCGTTAAACTAGAAACTATGTCAGTGGCAGAACAGGCATCTTGTTTAGCAAATGCTGAAGTTGTGGTAGCGCCTCACGGTGCTGGATTGACTAATATTGTATTCTGTAAGCCGGGAACTAAAATTATAGAAATTTTTTCGCCGACATATCTTCCTAATTGCTACTGGATACTTAGTAATATATGTGGTTTGGAACATCACTATTTAATTGGCGAGTTATGGGAAAATACCGATTCTCGTCTTCCTATACACCAAGATATTAAGGTTGACTTGGAGTTGCTAGAAAAGTTAATTTGGACTTATAGAATTATCTAA
- a CDS encoding calcium-binding protein, whose protein sequence is MTQVTNPTQPASSTPNAQGGLDIVGVAGDNRLSGSSGSDSIQTFGGNDLINAGAGNDYAATSTGSDTVVAGSGNDTVYGGKGNDVVDGGDGNDFVVGGFGGDTLSGGGGDDVIYADDLGRPGNISGGADNLSCGTGSDRAFGLVGEDIISGDDGNDTVYGGKGGDTINGGAGNDFLAGDRGADILTGGTGNDTFAFTAQATGTGIDTITDFTPAEDKIALAKAAFGGLGGTFDPTEFVVQANFNPNAPGSTANKVIYDPNSGLLYYNTGNGVQALAQLQGGLTITSSNFELF, encoded by the coding sequence ATGACACAGGTAACTAACCCTACTCAACCGGCGAGTTCAACGCCCAATGCTCAAGGTGGTCTTGATATTGTAGGCGTAGCCGGCGATAACAGACTAAGTGGCAGCTCAGGCAGCGATAGCATCCAAACCTTTGGCGGCAACGATCTGATCAATGCTGGTGCTGGCAACGATTACGCAGCTACTAGCACTGGCAGCGATACCGTCGTAGCAGGCTCTGGCAACGATACTGTCTACGGCGGCAAAGGCAATGATGTCGTTGACGGTGGAGACGGTAACGATTTTGTCGTTGGCGGCTTTGGCGGAGACACGCTTTCTGGCGGCGGTGGCGATGACGTGATTTACGCTGACGATCTAGGTCGCCCTGGTAATATTTCTGGAGGCGCTGACAATTTAAGCTGCGGCACCGGCTCTGACCGAGCCTTTGGTCTGGTAGGTGAAGACATCATCAGCGGTGATGACGGCAACGATACCGTCTATGGCGGTAAAGGTGGTGACACGATCAATGGCGGTGCTGGGAATGACTTCCTGGCTGGCGATCGCGGAGCTGACATCCTGACTGGTGGTACTGGTAATGATACATTCGCCTTTACTGCTCAGGCTACCGGTACTGGCATAGACACGATTACTGACTTCACTCCCGCAGAAGATAAGATTGCACTTGCTAAGGCTGCCTTCGGTGGTCTAGGTGGTACTTTCGATCCGACAGAGTTTGTAGTCCAGGCTAACTTCAACCCGAATGCTCCGGGTAGCACTGCTAACAAAGTCATCTACGACCCCAACAGCGGTTTGTTGTACTACAACACTGGCAACGGAGTTCAAGCCTTGGCTCAACTGCAAGGTGGACTTACTATCACTTCCAGCAACTTCGAGTTGTTCTAA
- a CDS encoding tetratricopeptide repeat-containing sulfotransferase family protein, with the protein MCEDYSQAEVYDKLGDALQEKGEFQEAAIAYDRASQLSPKVSWYFHKLGDVLVKQKKWLEAIEANRRAIELKPDFSWSYHNLGYALLKQEQWNEAVAAYRKAIELNPNFSWSYYNLGDALALMQEWDEASAAYFRAVAVDPNLPGIYEKFGDALRQRSEFGLEQAINYYHPNSEQKSRLSYTNLLSFVTPDPELYSQLGNALAKHNQLEGAIIFYQATLEIQPDNADVSKELERLLKKKNELDIELNSCRRAIRENPDSCWSYYNLGVALTRQYKDDEAAAAFLHAMELHPDFHWWFYYNLWEVFAKQGKLEQAVSLCHRAIEIKPDSFWPYLNLGEALTRQNKLDEAIACYQTATYKQTLILLAGSGQEQKKLEPVQAPDFIIIGSQRCGTTSLYSYLTQHPQILSPIKKEVDFWSWHFNRGIDWYLSHFPPLPQGQHFLTGEASPSYLDYRDAGQRLFNTFPKVKLIVLLRNPVDRAISQYYRWVSLNWENRSFEEAIADEVERLENNPDYIIGEEPGNYLARGMYVEFIKKWLELFPREQLLILRSEDFYEHTAVVMKQVLEFVGLPEYYISEYANYNPGFYPSVSESMRSWLSNYFCPYNQQLEDFLGIKFNWK; encoded by the coding sequence ATGTGTGAGGATTATAGCCAAGCAGAAGTTTATGATAAGTTAGGTGATGCTTTGCAAGAAAAAGGAGAGTTTCAGGAAGCTGCGATCGCTTACGATCGCGCATCACAACTAAGCCCTAAAGTTTCTTGGTATTTCCACAAATTAGGAGATGTTCTTGTCAAGCAAAAAAAATGGCTGGAAGCTATTGAGGCAAATCGTCGCGCAATTGAACTCAAGCCAGATTTTTCTTGGTCTTATCACAATTTAGGCTATGCTTTGCTCAAACAAGAACAGTGGAATGAAGCCGTCGCTGCTTACCGAAAAGCAATTGAGTTAAACCCTAATTTCTCTTGGTCTTATTATAATTTAGGCGATGCTCTGGCGTTGATGCAAGAATGGGATGAGGCGAGTGCAGCCTATTTTCGTGCTGTTGCAGTCGATCCAAATTTACCTGGAATTTATGAAAAATTTGGGGATGCTCTGCGGCAACGATCTGAGTTTGGTTTAGAGCAAGCTATTAATTATTATCACCCTAATTCTGAGCAAAAGTCAAGGTTAAGTTACACTAATTTGCTAAGTTTTGTTACCCCAGATCCCGAACTCTATTCACAGTTAGGAAATGCTTTGGCAAAGCATAACCAGTTAGAGGGTGCAATTATTTTTTACCAAGCAACACTCGAAATTCAGCCAGATAATGCTGATGTTTCTAAGGAATTAGAGCGGCTATTAAAGAAAAAGAATGAGTTAGATATAGAACTGAACTCGTGCCGCAGAGCGATTAGAGAAAACCCCGATTCCTGTTGGTCTTACTACAATTTAGGGGTAGCACTGACGAGGCAATATAAAGACGATGAAGCTGCTGCGGCTTTCCTCCATGCTATGGAGTTGCATCCAGATTTCCATTGGTGGTTTTACTATAATTTATGGGAAGTTTTTGCTAAGCAAGGAAAACTCGAACAAGCTGTTAGTTTATGCCACCGAGCAATTGAAATTAAACCCGATAGTTTTTGGCCTTACTTAAATTTAGGGGAAGCTTTAACTCGACAAAATAAGCTTGATGAAGCGATCGCGTGTTATCAAACTGCAACTTACAAACAAACTTTAATATTGCTTGCAGGTTCAGGACAAGAGCAAAAAAAATTAGAACCCGTACAAGCTCCTGACTTTATTATCATTGGTTCTCAGCGTTGCGGTACGACTTCTCTGTACAGTTATCTGACTCAGCATCCGCAGATTTTGTCTCCTATTAAAAAGGAGGTCGATTTTTGGTCGTGGCATTTCAACAGAGGTATTGATTGGTATTTATCTCATTTTCCCCCACTTCCTCAAGGGCAACATTTTTTAACAGGAGAAGCTAGTCCCAGCTATCTTGATTATCGGGACGCAGGGCAAAGACTTTTCAATACTTTTCCGAAGGTAAAGCTAATTGTGCTGTTGAGAAATCCTGTAGATAGAGCCATTTCTCAATACTATCGCTGGGTGAGTTTAAACTGGGAAAATCGCTCTTTTGAAGAGGCAATCGCTGATGAGGTAGAAAGGCTGGAAAACAATCCTGATTATATTATAGGAGAAGAACCAGGAAATTATTTAGCTCGCGGTATGTATGTTGAGTTTATTAAGAAATGGCTAGAGTTATTTCCGAGAGAACAGTTGCTAATTCTGAGGAGTGAAGACTTTTATGAACATACGGCAGTCGTGATGAAGCAAGTTTTAGAATTTGTCGGTTTGCCGGAGTATTATATTTCCGAGTATGCGAATTACAATCCAGGGTTCTATCCGTCGGTGAGCGAGTCAATGCGCTCCTGGCTCAGCAATTATTTCTGCCCTTATAATCAGCAATTGGAAGATTTTTTAGGGATTAAATTTAACTGGAAATAA